From the genome of Colwellia psychrerythraea 34H, one region includes:
- a CDS encoding acyl-CoA thioesterase, translating into MRFLSRRLVMPNDLNYANSLFGGRALEWIDEEAAIYAICQLETNCLVTKHIGAISFESAAMQGDVVEFGLETKKVGRTSITVTCLVRNKVTKKTICLADDIVFVQVDAKTRLPIPHGKTLESLDQ; encoded by the coding sequence ATGCGCTTTCTTTCCCGTCGTCTTGTTATGCCCAACGATTTAAATTACGCAAACTCTCTATTTGGTGGTCGCGCACTCGAATGGATTGATGAAGAGGCTGCTATTTACGCTATCTGTCAATTAGAAACCAACTGCTTAGTAACAAAACATATAGGTGCAATTAGTTTTGAGTCGGCCGCTATGCAAGGTGATGTAGTAGAGTTTGGTTTAGAAACTAAAAAAGTAGGTCGTACCTCTATTACTGTGACGTGTTTAGTCCGTAATAAAGTGACTAAAAAAACCATTTGTTTGGCGGATGACATTGTTTTTGTACAAGTTGATGCGAAAACACGTTTACCTATTCCACACGGTAAAACACTGGAATCACTAGATCAGTAA
- a CDS encoding YajD family HNH nuclease — translation MSSDRFGTSANYKQQEKGYRDRALKLFPWVCGRCARAFEFSNLRELTVHHMDHDHTNNPNDGSNWELLCIYCHDNEHAKYTDHANYTTEVKAGDTNQDTATYNPFADLKSMLKK, via the coding sequence ATGTCCTCAGATCGCTTTGGCACAAGTGCCAACTACAAACAACAAGAAAAAGGTTATCGTGACCGAGCATTAAAATTATTCCCTTGGGTATGTGGTCGCTGTGCCCGTGCTTTTGAGTTTTCTAACTTAAGAGAATTAACCGTGCATCATATGGATCATGATCATACCAATAATCCAAATGATGGTAGCAATTGGGAACTATTGTGTATTTACTGTCACGATAATGAGCATGCTAAATATACTGACCATGCTAATTATACAACCGAAGTAAAAGCGGGCGATACCAACCAAGATACTGCCACGTATAATCCCTTTGCGGATTTAAAATCAATGTTGAAGAAATAA